One stretch of Paroedura picta isolate Pp20150507F chromosome 13, Ppicta_v3.0, whole genome shotgun sequence DNA includes these proteins:
- the SLC6A14 gene encoding sodium- and chloride-dependent neutral and basic amino acid transporter B(0+) isoform X2 — protein sequence MGGLRLPACLRCGQKEEFTLSTEKIADNDEENTERGNWSSKTDYLLSMVGYAVGLGNVWRFPYLTYQNGGGAFLIPYTIMLALAGLPLFFMECSLGQFASLGPISVWRILPLLQGVGFTMVLISTFVTIYYNVIIGYSLYYLFASFRSVLPWAECDPEWADELCSKTAIVLSCNVTENDGTIIRANYSWVQSQNLTCLNNTAEFANTQVPSEQYWNKKALQRSSGLDETGEIVWYLALCLLLSWLIVGAALFKGIKSSGKVVYFTAIFPYVILIVLLVRGATLEGASEGIEYYIGRQSNFTKLMEAEVWKDAATQIFFSLSVAWGGLVALSSYNKFHNNCYSDAIFVCVTNCLTSVFAGFAIFSILGHMAFKAGKKVSEVVDSGFDLAFVAYPEALSKLPVAPLWSFLFFFMLLLLGLDSQFATVETVTTTIHDLYPRLMKKMRIPMTMGLCFLLFLLGLVCVTQAGIYWVNLVDHFCAGWGILFAAVLEIVGICWIYGGNRFIQDIEMMIGKKSCLFWLWWRACWFVITPCLLLAILGWSLATFTPPSYGSIKYPNWGSAIGWCMIIFCLIWIPIVAVYKIIKAKGNLWQRIVICCKPTDTWGPALASHRGERYSHMVDPAKDKDIEIPTVDAYVNKSE from the exons ATGGGGGGGCTCCGCCTGCCGGCTTGCCTGCGCTGCGGccagaaggag GAATTCACCTTGTCCACCGAGAAGATTGCCGACAACGATGAGGAGAACACCGAGCGGGGTAACTGGTCAAGCAAAACGGACTATCTGCTGTCTATGGTTGGCTACGCCGTCGGTCTGGGCAACGTATGGCGGTTTCCCTACTTGACCTATCAGAATGGAGGAG GGGCCTTCTTGATACCCTACACCATCATGCTGGCTCTGGCCGGGCTGCCTTTGTTCTTCATGGAATGCTCCCTTGGGCAGTTTGCCAGCTTAGGACCCATTTCCGTCTGGAGGATTCTGCCCCTTTTACAAG GAGTGGGATTCACAATGGTGCTCATTTCAACGTTTGTGACCATCTACTACAACGTCATCATCGGCTACAGCCTCTACTATTTATTTGCCTCCTTCCGAAGTGTGCTCCCTTGGGCAGAATGCGATCCAGAATGGGCTGATGAACTGTGCAGCAAGACCGCAATTG TGCTCTCATGCAATGTCACAGAGAATGATGGCACCATTATCCGTGCCAACTACTCTTGGGTCCAAAGTCAGAACTTAACCTGCCTCAATAACACCGCAGAGTTTGCAAATACCCAGGTTCCCAGTGAACAATACTGGAA cAAAAAGGCTCTACAGCGTTCATCTGGCTTAGATGAAACGGGGGAGATCGTGTGGTACTTGGCTCTTTGCCTTCTCCTTTCATGGCTGATTGTTGGAGCAGCTTTGTTCAAAGGCATAAAGTCTTCAGGAAAG GTTGTCTACTTCACAGCGATCTTCCCCTATGTCATCCTCATTGTGCTTTTGGTACGAGGTGCTACGCTGGAAGGGGCCAGTGAGGGCATTGAGTATTATATTGGAAGGCAGTCCAATTTCACCAAGCTAATGGAGGCAGAG GTGTGGAAAGATGCGGCCACCCagattttcttctccctctctgttGCATGGGGAGGCTTGGTTGCCCTCTCGTCATACAACAAGTTCCACAACAACTGCTACTCTGACGCTATCTTTGTCTGTGTGACCAACTGCCTCACCAGCGTCTTTGCCgggtttgccattttctccatcttgGGTCACATGGCATTCAAGGCAGGCAAGAAAGTCTCGGAAGTCGTAGACTCAG GGTTTGATTTGGCATTTGTTGCCTATCCGGAGGCTCTCTCCAAGCTGCCGGTCGCTCCTCTCTGGTCCTTTTTATTCTTCTTCATGCTTCTGCTCTTGGGCCTCGATTCTCAGTTTGCTACAGTCG AAACCGTCACGACGACCATCCATGACCTGTACCCTCGGCTGATGAAAAAAATGAGGATTCCAATGACCATGGGCTTGTGCTTCCTGCTATTCCTGCTTGGGCTTGTGTGTGTCACACAG GCAGGAATCTACTGGGTCAACTTAGTGGACCATTTCTGTGCTGGCTGGGGAATCCTTTTTGCAGCGGTCCTTGAAATAGTGGGAATCTGCTGGATTTATG GAGGAAACCGGTTTATCCAAGACATAGAAATGATGATTGGGAAGAAAAGTTGCTTGTTTTGGCTGTGGTGGAGGGCATGCTGGTTTGTCATCACCCCTTGCCTCCTACTC GCCATTCTGGGCTGGTCTTTGGCCACATTTACACCTCCTTCATACGGCTCAATAAAATACCCCAACTGGGGATCTGCCATCGGCTGGTGCATGATCATCTTCTGCCTCATCTGGATCCCCATTGTTgcagtttacaagataataaAAGCAAAAGGAAACCTATGGCAG CGCATCGTCATCTGTTGCAAGCCAACAGACACCTGGGGGCCTGCCCTGGCAAGTCATCGTGGAGAAAGGTACAGCCATATGGTCGATCCTGCCAAGGACAAAGACATCGAGATCCCAACTGTGGATGCCTATGTCAACAAGTCCGAGTAA
- the SLC6A14 gene encoding sodium- and chloride-dependent neutral and basic amino acid transporter B(0+) isoform X1 yields MGLLELLWHLSLRDWAEKSGKALQDGVSALAPRSQTKEFTLSTEKIADNDEENTERGNWSSKTDYLLSMVGYAVGLGNVWRFPYLTYQNGGGAFLIPYTIMLALAGLPLFFMECSLGQFASLGPISVWRILPLLQGVGFTMVLISTFVTIYYNVIIGYSLYYLFASFRSVLPWAECDPEWADELCSKTAIVLSCNVTENDGTIIRANYSWVQSQNLTCLNNTAEFANTQVPSEQYWNKKALQRSSGLDETGEIVWYLALCLLLSWLIVGAALFKGIKSSGKVVYFTAIFPYVILIVLLVRGATLEGASEGIEYYIGRQSNFTKLMEAEVWKDAATQIFFSLSVAWGGLVALSSYNKFHNNCYSDAIFVCVTNCLTSVFAGFAIFSILGHMAFKAGKKVSEVVDSGFDLAFVAYPEALSKLPVAPLWSFLFFFMLLLLGLDSQFATVETVTTTIHDLYPRLMKKMRIPMTMGLCFLLFLLGLVCVTQAGIYWVNLVDHFCAGWGILFAAVLEIVGICWIYGGNRFIQDIEMMIGKKSCLFWLWWRACWFVITPCLLLAILGWSLATFTPPSYGSIKYPNWGSAIGWCMIIFCLIWIPIVAVYKIIKAKGNLWQRIVICCKPTDTWGPALASHRGERYSHMVDPAKDKDIEIPTVDAYVNKSE; encoded by the exons GAATTCACCTTGTCCACCGAGAAGATTGCCGACAACGATGAGGAGAACACCGAGCGGGGTAACTGGTCAAGCAAAACGGACTATCTGCTGTCTATGGTTGGCTACGCCGTCGGTCTGGGCAACGTATGGCGGTTTCCCTACTTGACCTATCAGAATGGAGGAG GGGCCTTCTTGATACCCTACACCATCATGCTGGCTCTGGCCGGGCTGCCTTTGTTCTTCATGGAATGCTCCCTTGGGCAGTTTGCCAGCTTAGGACCCATTTCCGTCTGGAGGATTCTGCCCCTTTTACAAG GAGTGGGATTCACAATGGTGCTCATTTCAACGTTTGTGACCATCTACTACAACGTCATCATCGGCTACAGCCTCTACTATTTATTTGCCTCCTTCCGAAGTGTGCTCCCTTGGGCAGAATGCGATCCAGAATGGGCTGATGAACTGTGCAGCAAGACCGCAATTG TGCTCTCATGCAATGTCACAGAGAATGATGGCACCATTATCCGTGCCAACTACTCTTGGGTCCAAAGTCAGAACTTAACCTGCCTCAATAACACCGCAGAGTTTGCAAATACCCAGGTTCCCAGTGAACAATACTGGAA cAAAAAGGCTCTACAGCGTTCATCTGGCTTAGATGAAACGGGGGAGATCGTGTGGTACTTGGCTCTTTGCCTTCTCCTTTCATGGCTGATTGTTGGAGCAGCTTTGTTCAAAGGCATAAAGTCTTCAGGAAAG GTTGTCTACTTCACAGCGATCTTCCCCTATGTCATCCTCATTGTGCTTTTGGTACGAGGTGCTACGCTGGAAGGGGCCAGTGAGGGCATTGAGTATTATATTGGAAGGCAGTCCAATTTCACCAAGCTAATGGAGGCAGAG GTGTGGAAAGATGCGGCCACCCagattttcttctccctctctgttGCATGGGGAGGCTTGGTTGCCCTCTCGTCATACAACAAGTTCCACAACAACTGCTACTCTGACGCTATCTTTGTCTGTGTGACCAACTGCCTCACCAGCGTCTTTGCCgggtttgccattttctccatcttgGGTCACATGGCATTCAAGGCAGGCAAGAAAGTCTCGGAAGTCGTAGACTCAG GGTTTGATTTGGCATTTGTTGCCTATCCGGAGGCTCTCTCCAAGCTGCCGGTCGCTCCTCTCTGGTCCTTTTTATTCTTCTTCATGCTTCTGCTCTTGGGCCTCGATTCTCAGTTTGCTACAGTCG AAACCGTCACGACGACCATCCATGACCTGTACCCTCGGCTGATGAAAAAAATGAGGATTCCAATGACCATGGGCTTGTGCTTCCTGCTATTCCTGCTTGGGCTTGTGTGTGTCACACAG GCAGGAATCTACTGGGTCAACTTAGTGGACCATTTCTGTGCTGGCTGGGGAATCCTTTTTGCAGCGGTCCTTGAAATAGTGGGAATCTGCTGGATTTATG GAGGAAACCGGTTTATCCAAGACATAGAAATGATGATTGGGAAGAAAAGTTGCTTGTTTTGGCTGTGGTGGAGGGCATGCTGGTTTGTCATCACCCCTTGCCTCCTACTC GCCATTCTGGGCTGGTCTTTGGCCACATTTACACCTCCTTCATACGGCTCAATAAAATACCCCAACTGGGGATCTGCCATCGGCTGGTGCATGATCATCTTCTGCCTCATCTGGATCCCCATTGTTgcagtttacaagataataaAAGCAAAAGGAAACCTATGGCAG CGCATCGTCATCTGTTGCAAGCCAACAGACACCTGGGGGCCTGCCCTGGCAAGTCATCGTGGAGAAAGGTACAGCCATATGGTCGATCCTGCCAAGGACAAAGACATCGAGATCCCAACTGTGGATGCCTATGTCAACAAGTCCGAGTAA